The following is a genomic window from Helicobacter sp. NHP19-003.
CCTACACGCCCTAGACTTCACAAAAGAGGACGACATCTACACCCCACACCTATCAAGACGGGGCAAGTCTTTGGATTAATGGTGTTGGCCACGCTTACCCTTGCAAAAGACCTAGATAATACACAAAATGTTATAGATGAAATGCCACCCCCCTTAAGGGGCAAAATGCACCCCATCCACACGCAAGATGCCCGCCAAAAATACCTAGACATCGCTTACGCCACAAAGTCAAAAGCCCAAAAGTTAGACATTTACTTGCCTAAAGTGGGCAAAGCCCCCTACCCTGTGATCTTCGCTATCCATGGGGGTGGGTTTGCCTTTGGAGACAAAGCCACAGGAGAGGTTAATCCCCAAATGCACGCCCTAAAGTATGGCTACGCTGTGGTGAGCACCAATTACCGCCTTTCCAAAGAAGCCACATTCCCCGCTGCCATTTATGATCTCAAAGCCGCCGTGCGCTTCATTAAAGCCCACGCCAAGCAATACCACCTAGACCCCGATAAAATCATCGCATGGGGAGATTCTGCTGGGGGTAATTTAGCTTCTATGTTAGGCACAACGGCACTCCACCCCGAGCTAGAAGACTTGACAATGGGTGATGCCAACCAAACAAGTCAGGTGCAGGCGGTCGTGGATTTTTATGGCCCCATAGATTTTAAAGTGATGGACGCACAATTCAAACAGGGCGGGCAACCATCCCACAGAAAACACCCCGTCAATGCTCCCAACTCCGCAGAGTCCCTATACATGGGTGTTGCGATCACCAAAATCCCTTATCTAGTGGAGTTTGCCAACCCCACCAGCTACATCTCTAAAAACACACCCCCCTTTTTTATCATGAACGGCTCTAAAGACCCCATTGTGCCCACACAGCAGAGCGTGCTTTTTGCAAAGGCTCTGCAAAATGTGCTGGGTAAAGATAAGGTGATTTATGTCCAATTACGCGGGGCTGGGCATGGCGGACCTGCTTTTGAAAACACCAAAAACTTAGCCTTAGTGTTTGCATTTTTGAAAAAGCTA
Proteins encoded in this region:
- a CDS encoding alpha/beta hydrolase; the encoded protein is MHPIHTQDARQKYLDIAYATKSKAQKLDIYLPKVGKAPYPVIFAIHGGGFAFGDKATGEVNPQMHALKYGYAVVSTNYRLSKEATFPAAIYDLKAAVRFIKAHAKQYHLDPDKIIAWGDSAGGNLASMLGTTALHPELEDLTMGDANQTSQVQAVVDFYGPIDFKVMDAQFKQGGQPSHRKHPVNAPNSAESLYMGVAITKIPYLVEFANPTSYISKNTPPFFIMNGSKDPIVPTQQSVLFAKALQNVLGKDKVIYVQLRGAGHGGPAFENTKNLALVFAFLKKLNLAPLH